One part of the Candidatus Kouleothrix ribensis genome encodes these proteins:
- a CDS encoding amino acid adenylation domain-containing protein — translation MQPIEGFRLAPQQKRIWQLQADGSAAYCAQAVIQIDGPLDQAALVAALGQVTARHEILRTTFQRPPGLALPVQVIAELAPPACTVHDLPGWAAGTPAEQAAGLAGLLGELAAMHGDPAHGPLLAAALVPLAPARQLLLLSLPALCADSLALAGLLPELGQAYAAQLPDDAPVQYADVAELFNELLESPDTAAGRDFWRRQDLSGLAQLVLPLEAAPASTPFAPARHSLALAPELPARLAACAAQHGSTPELVLLAGWYALLGRLLEPTELVVGVAFAGRTYDGLDAAPGLFARYLPLAARPAVAGTFAGLLQQVERAAHTAAEFQEYYPYEQPGRTGAPALPFGFEYLAYPPAYSAGSVSFTLVQAGATIERFKLRLACAAHGHALDARLEYDPAVYSAAAITQLAERFATLLAGLLANPAQPLAAAELIGPAERHMLLNQLNDTTTPLAQAAGLHQLIAEQAARTPGALAVVCAGAQLTYAELDARANQLAHYLRGLGIGPEQPVALGLARSPELLVALLGVLKAGGAYLPLEPAYPPERLALMLADSRARLLLTEQRLRDERFGAVPLPVVCLDSEWPQIARAPREAPNLPVPAEAAAYVIYTSGSSGAPKGVVVQHRALANLLAALDQAIYTAAGAPLRVSLNGPLVFDTSVKQLIQLARGHTLVIVPDELRLDAAALGAYLRDQQVELFDCTPALLRQLLGAGGLGQPGPYPAHVLVGGEAIDQALWHTLAHVPGRRFYNMYGPTECTVDATIAPVAPGQPPTIGRPVANTQAYLLDAAMRPVPFGLAGELYLGGAGLARGYLGQPGLTAERFVPHPFGTTPGARLYRTGDMARYRADGSLEYLGRIDQQVKLRGYRVELGEIEATLQQHPAVQAAAVLLRNDYADQARLVAYVVPDQRTAFTVRQLLHMERAALIDRRACYELPNAMTITHLNKNETDFLYQEIFEQQSYLQHGITLAPGACVFDVGANIGMFALFAGQHCPDATIYAFEPIPPVFEVLRINAQLYNYTIVPLPYGLADAPRDAQFTYYEHASTMSGRYADADQERAVIRALVLAQPSEAALDPALLDAVIAERMASRQVSCTLTTVSAMIRQHGIARVDLLKIDAQKSEQDVLAGIAAHDWPKIHQLVLEVHDIDGRAAQIRAQLEQAGYLVVAEQQRAMAATPLFNLYARRPGPTPAAPPAAPAPAFTSSGQLIGDLRRLAAARLPEYMLPAAWVLLEALPLTRNGKLDRRALPAPDSGRPGLEQSYAAPRTPAEHTLARIWAELLRLERVGIHDNFFELGGDSILCIQVIARANQAGLQLQPRQLFEHQTIAGLAGVATPAARPGPATATALAGPLPLLPIQHWFFEHEWPDPGVWSQIIQLELRRPLDPAWLAEALAALVRQHAALRLRFVREAGGWRQELAAPAAAPSFQSIDLAGLPAQAQDQALAQLADALARRVDLQAGLLLHGALVTRGAHRPGLLVLATHALAADGFSRRILAEDLQRAYAQLSQGAPIELPAPTSPLPRWADALATYAGSPELAAELPYWLELAHAGAPLPHDSVAEPAAPAPAVVIGLEPAETRALLQDVPAAYRTTINDVLLTALAQTFAAWSGQPRLLLDVRGHGREPLADDIDLSRTVGWLTSIYPLLLDLSGGSQPRPALLAVKAQLRRVPNHGLGYGVLRYLAAEPLAAQLRGLPAPELSFNYLGQFDQVLPDDAFGLAEVSGDPAGGLWSPRYLIEVQGGVVGGQLRMAWKYSPAHYRRSTVEQLAQQFGAALRALIAHCQSAEAGELTPADFPLANLNQQALDAILAQVRKTQG, via the coding sequence ATGCAGCCAATCGAAGGGTTTCGCCTCGCGCCGCAGCAAAAGCGGATCTGGCAACTCCAGGCCGACGGCAGCGCGGCGTACTGCGCCCAGGCGGTGATTCAGATCGACGGGCCGCTCGACCAGGCCGCGCTGGTGGCGGCGCTCGGGCAGGTGACCGCGCGGCACGAGATCCTGCGCACGACCTTCCAGCGCCCGCCCGGCCTGGCGCTGCCGGTGCAGGTGATCGCCGAGCTGGCGCCGCCGGCCTGCACGGTGCATGATCTGCCCGGCTGGGCTGCCGGCACGCCGGCCGAGCAGGCCGCAGGCCTGGCCGGGCTGCTGGGCGAGCTGGCGGCCATGCACGGCGACCCGGCCCACGGCCCGCTGCTCGCGGCCGCGCTGGTGCCGCTCGCGCCGGCCCGCCAGCTGCTGCTGCTCAGCCTGCCGGCCCTGTGCGCCGATAGCCTGGCGCTGGCGGGGCTGCTGCCCGAGCTGGGCCAGGCCTATGCCGCGCAGCTGCCCGACGACGCGCCGGTGCAGTATGCCGATGTGGCCGAGCTGTTCAACGAGCTGCTCGAGTCGCCCGATACGGCGGCGGGCCGCGACTTCTGGCGCCGGCAGGATCTGAGCGGGCTGGCCCAGCTGGTGCTGCCGCTCGAGGCCGCGCCAGCCAGCACGCCGTTCGCGCCGGCCCGCCACAGCCTGGCGCTCGCGCCAGAGCTGCCGGCGCGGCTGGCCGCCTGCGCCGCGCAGCACGGCAGCACGCCCGAGCTGGTGCTGCTGGCCGGCTGGTATGCGCTGCTGGGCCGGCTGCTCGAGCCGACCGAGCTGGTGGTTGGCGTGGCGTTCGCCGGCCGCACCTACGACGGACTCGACGCCGCGCCGGGGCTGTTTGCGCGCTACCTGCCGCTGGCGGCGCGCCCGGCAGTGGCCGGCACATTCGCCGGCCTGCTCCAGCAGGTCGAGCGCGCCGCCCACACCGCCGCCGAGTTCCAGGAATACTACCCATACGAGCAGCCCGGCCGCACCGGCGCACCGGCACTGCCGTTCGGCTTCGAGTACCTGGCCTACCCGCCCGCCTACAGCGCCGGCAGCGTCAGCTTCACGCTGGTGCAGGCCGGCGCGACGATCGAGCGCTTCAAGCTGCGGCTGGCCTGCGCGGCACACGGCCACGCGCTCGACGCCAGGCTGGAGTACGACCCGGCCGTGTATAGCGCGGCGGCGATCACGCAGCTGGCCGAGCGCTTCGCCACGCTGCTGGCCGGCCTGCTGGCCAACCCGGCGCAGCCGCTGGCGGCGGCCGAGCTGATCGGGCCGGCCGAGCGCCACATGCTGCTGAACCAGCTGAACGACACCACGACGCCACTCGCGCAGGCGGCCGGCCTGCACCAGCTGATCGCCGAGCAGGCCGCGCGCACGCCTGGCGCACTGGCAGTGGTGTGCGCCGGCGCGCAGCTGACCTACGCCGAGCTGGATGCGCGCGCCAACCAGCTGGCGCACTACCTGCGCGGCCTGGGCATCGGCCCCGAGCAGCCGGTGGCGCTGGGCCTGGCGCGCTCGCCCGAGCTGCTGGTGGCGCTGCTGGGCGTGCTCAAAGCCGGCGGCGCATACCTGCCGCTCGAGCCGGCCTACCCGCCCGAGCGGCTGGCGCTGATGCTGGCCGACTCGCGCGCGCGCCTGCTGCTGACCGAGCAGCGGCTGCGCGACGAGCGCTTTGGCGCTGTGCCGCTGCCAGTGGTGTGCCTCGACAGCGAGTGGCCGCAGATCGCGCGCGCGCCGCGCGAGGCGCCAAACCTGCCGGTGCCGGCCGAGGCCGCAGCATATGTGATCTACACCTCGGGCTCGAGCGGCGCGCCCAAGGGCGTGGTGGTGCAGCATCGCGCGCTGGCCAACCTGCTCGCCGCGCTCGACCAGGCGATCTACACGGCGGCCGGCGCGCCGCTGCGCGTGAGCCTGAACGGCCCGCTGGTGTTCGACACCTCGGTGAAGCAGCTGATCCAGCTGGCGCGCGGCCATACGCTGGTGATCGTGCCCGACGAGCTGCGCCTCGATGCGGCCGCGCTGGGCGCATACCTGCGCGACCAGCAGGTCGAGCTCTTCGACTGCACGCCCGCGCTGCTCAGGCAGCTGCTTGGCGCCGGCGGGCTGGGCCAGCCGGGGCCGTACCCGGCCCACGTGCTGGTGGGCGGCGAGGCGATCGACCAGGCGCTGTGGCACACGCTGGCGCATGTGCCGGGCCGGCGCTTCTATAACATGTATGGCCCAACCGAATGCACGGTCGATGCCACGATCGCGCCGGTGGCGCCGGGCCAGCCGCCGACGATCGGCCGGCCGGTGGCGAACACGCAGGCCTACCTGCTCGATGCGGCCATGCGGCCGGTGCCGTTCGGGCTGGCGGGCGAGCTGTACCTGGGCGGGGCCGGCCTGGCGCGCGGCTACCTGGGCCAGCCGGGCCTCACGGCCGAGCGCTTCGTGCCGCACCCGTTCGGCACCACGCCGGGCGCGCGGCTGTATCGCACCGGCGACATGGCGCGCTACCGCGCCGACGGCAGCCTCGAGTACCTGGGCCGAATCGACCAGCAGGTCAAACTGCGCGGCTACCGCGTCGAGCTGGGCGAGATCGAGGCTACGCTACAGCAGCACCCGGCCGTGCAAGCCGCCGCCGTGCTACTGCGCAACGACTACGCCGACCAGGCGCGCCTGGTGGCCTACGTGGTGCCCGACCAGCGCACGGCCTTTACGGTGCGGCAGCTGCTGCACATGGAGCGCGCCGCGCTGATCGACAGGCGCGCGTGCTACGAGCTGCCCAACGCCATGACGATCACGCATCTGAACAAGAACGAGACCGATTTTCTATACCAGGAGATCTTCGAGCAGCAGAGCTACCTGCAGCATGGCATTACGCTCGCGCCAGGCGCCTGTGTGTTCGATGTGGGCGCCAACATCGGCATGTTCGCGCTGTTTGCCGGCCAGCACTGCCCCGACGCAACGATCTACGCCTTCGAGCCCATCCCGCCGGTGTTCGAGGTGCTCCGCATCAACGCGCAGCTGTATAACTACACGATTGTGCCGCTGCCATACGGCCTGGCCGACGCGCCGCGCGACGCGCAGTTCACCTATTACGAGCACGCCTCGACGATGTCGGGCCGCTATGCCGATGCCGATCAGGAGCGCGCGGTGATCCGCGCGCTGGTGCTGGCCCAGCCATCGGAGGCCGCGCTCGACCCGGCGCTGCTCGATGCGGTGATCGCCGAGCGGATGGCCAGCCGGCAGGTGAGCTGCACGCTGACGACGGTCTCGGCTATGATCCGCCAGCATGGCATTGCGCGGGTCGATCTGCTGAAGATCGATGCCCAGAAGAGCGAGCAGGATGTGCTGGCCGGCATCGCGGCGCACGATTGGCCGAAGATTCACCAGCTGGTGCTCGAGGTTCACGACATCGACGGCCGCGCCGCGCAGATCCGCGCCCAGCTCGAGCAGGCCGGCTACCTGGTGGTGGCCGAGCAACAGCGCGCCATGGCCGCCACGCCGCTGTTCAACCTGTACGCGCGCCGGCCCGGCCCTACGCCGGCCGCGCCACCGGCAGCGCCCGCGCCGGCCTTTACCAGCAGCGGGCAGCTGATTGGCGACCTGCGGCGCCTGGCGGCCGCGCGCCTGCCCGAGTATATGCTGCCGGCGGCATGGGTGCTGCTCGAGGCGCTGCCGCTCACGCGCAACGGCAAGCTCGACCGGCGCGCGCTGCCCGCGCCCGACAGCGGCCGGCCAGGCCTGGAGCAGAGCTATGCCGCGCCACGCACACCGGCCGAGCATACGCTTGCGCGCATCTGGGCCGAGCTGCTGCGGCTGGAACGCGTGGGCATCCACGACAATTTCTTCGAGCTGGGCGGCGACTCGATCCTGTGTATTCAGGTGATCGCGCGGGCCAACCAGGCCGGCCTGCAGCTCCAGCCGCGCCAGCTGTTCGAACACCAGACGATCGCCGGGCTGGCGGGGGTGGCGACGCCGGCGGCCCGGCCTGGCCCGGCCACGGCCACAGCGCTCGCTGGCCCGCTGCCGCTGCTGCCGATTCAGCACTGGTTCTTCGAGCACGAGTGGCCCGACCCCGGCGTGTGGAGCCAGATCATCCAGCTCGAGCTGCGCCGGCCGCTCGATCCGGCCTGGCTGGCCGAGGCGCTGGCCGCGCTGGTGCGCCAGCACGCCGCGCTGCGGCTGCGCTTTGTGCGCGAGGCCGGCGGCTGGCGCCAGGAGCTGGCCGCGCCGGCCGCTGCACCTTCGTTTCAGTCGATCGACCTCGCGGGGCTGCCGGCGCAGGCGCAAGATCAGGCGCTGGCACAGCTGGCCGACGCGCTGGCGCGCCGGGTCGATCTGCAGGCCGGCCTGCTGCTGCACGGCGCGCTGGTGACGCGCGGCGCACACCGGCCCGGCCTGCTGGTGCTGGCCACGCACGCGCTCGCCGCCGACGGCTTTTCGCGCCGCATCCTGGCCGAGGATCTACAGCGCGCCTATGCCCAGCTCAGCCAGGGCGCGCCGATCGAGCTGCCCGCGCCAACCAGCCCGCTGCCGCGCTGGGCCGACGCGCTGGCCACGTACGCCGGCTCGCCCGAGCTGGCCGCCGAGCTGCCCTACTGGCTCGAGCTGGCGCATGCCGGCGCCCCGCTGCCGCACGATAGCGTGGCCGAGCCGGCCGCGCCGGCGCCGGCCGTGGTGATCGGCCTGGAGCCGGCCGAGACGCGCGCGCTGCTGCAGGATGTGCCAGCGGCCTACCGCACCACGATCAACGACGTGCTGCTGACCGCGCTGGCCCAGACATTCGCGGCCTGGTCGGGCCAGCCCAGGCTGTTGCTCGATGTGCGCGGGCACGGCCGCGAGCCGCTCGCCGACGATATCGACCTCTCGCGCACGGTTGGATGGCTCACCAGCATCTACCCGCTGCTGCTCGATCTTTCGGGCGGCAGCCAGCCACGCCCGGCGCTGCTGGCGGTCAAGGCCCAGCTGCGGCGCGTGCCCAACCACGGCCTGGGCTACGGCGTGCTGCGCTACCTGGCGGCCGAGCCGCTGGCCGCGCAGCTGCGCGGGCTGCCCGCGCCCGAGCTGAGCTTCAACTACCTCGGCCAGTTCGACCAGGTGCTGCCCGACGACGCCTTTGGCCTGGCCGAGGTGTCGGGCGACCCGGCCGGCGGGCTATGGAGCCCACGCTACCTGATCGAGGTGCAGGGCGGCGTGGTGGGCGGGCAGCTGCGCATGGCCTGGAAATACAGCCCGGCGCACTACCGCCGCAGCACCGTCGAGCAGCTGGCCCAGCAGTTCGGCGCGGCCCTGCGCGCGCTGATCGCACACTGCCAGTCGGCCGAGGCCGGCGAGCTCACACCGGCCGATTTTCCGCTGGCAAACCTGAACCAGCAGGCGCTCGACGCGATCCTTGCACAGGTGCGCAAGACCCAGGGGTAA